One Sander vitreus isolate 19-12246 chromosome 22, sanVit1, whole genome shotgun sequence DNA segment encodes these proteins:
- the LOC144537527 gene encoding phosphatidate phosphatase LPIN2-like isoform X6, whose translation MNYVGQLAGQVLVTVKELYKGINQATLSGCIDVIVVRQPDGTFQCSPFHVRFGKLGVLRSREKVIDIEINGEPVELHMKLGDNGEAFFVQETEQHNEIVPAHLVTSPIPTEEALFRSREPRCDGSAAENGQPLNPEDSTSGNPQPCSNTAGKKKRRRRRKHKAEPRREEQTTPAGGELELCELSSDEEHNAQNGRASSLSMVKENMDYKQHSPLTALEWDSYPFSDGDWPPCTTREMSEPMSPKSDSELMVKPAESMLRAESHMQWTWGEFPESTRVNKKDKLEPKTLTITPSENTHFRVILSTEAMEEREGERTTDPICSIVKPEPRTIRIDQCSFKPQPPEASSRNTNITKHKPDLSDLMSNSFTSEPCPTNSDLIPKTACKPKWKSSPPSCRDSSTAASVAGNMAGDSAAVCPDPRAPSKPTDSPAKRRGVRKRSQHQGPEDIYLDDLNALEPDVVARYFPKSESEQVEVERRSGSQSPQSVGSAAADSGTECLSDSAGDLPDVTLSLCGGVGENSEILKEKFMEHIITYNEFAENPAIIDNPNLVVRIANRYYNWTLAAPLILSMQAFQKNLPKATEEAWVKEKMPKKSGRWWFWRKSSVKQLSSETKSERQESRTTESPSPHQAPETQQKAAEWSSDDETKELNAVAPARPPTEHVQTEGPALVPCHSYKKSLRLSSDQIASLKLREGPNDVTFSITTQYQGTCRCEGTIYLWNWDDKVIISDIDGTITKSDVFGQILPQLGKDWTHQGIAKLYHSVHENGYKFLYCSARAIGMADMTRGYLHWVNDRGTLLPQGPLMLSPSSLFSAFHREIIEKKPEKFKIECLTDIKNLFFPNTHPFYAAFGNRASDVFAYKQVGVPVCRIFTVNPKGELILEQAKGNKTSYSRLSELVEHVFPLRSSQHSATFSCPEFSSFCYWRQPIAEVCFEELL comes from the exons ATGAACTACGTGGGGCAGCTAGCAGGCCAGGTGCTGGTGACAGTAAAGGAGCTGTATAAGGGGATCAATCAGGCAACTCTGTCGGGCTGCATCGACGTGATCGTGGTCCGACAGCCTGACGGGACGTTCCAGTGCTCCCCTTTCCATGTCCGCTTTGGAAAACTGGGGGTGCTGCGCTCTAGGGAGAAAGTA ATTGATATAGAAATCAATGGGGAACCTGTAGAGCTGCACATGAAGCTGGGAGACAACGGTGAGGCCTTTTTTGTCCAGGAGACAGAGCAGCACAAT GAGATTGTCCCAGCCCACCTGGTGACCTCGCCCATCCCTACAGAAGAGGCTCTGTTCAGGAGCAGAGAGCCCAGGTGTGATGGATCAGCAGCGGAGAACGGTCAGCCTCTGAATCCAGAAGACTCTACCTCTGGAAACCCCCAACCCTGCTCCAACACCGCCggcaagaagaagagaagacgCAGGAGGAAGCACAAGGCCGAGCCACGCAGGGAGGAGCAAACCACACCTGCAGGCGGGGAGCTGGAGCTGTGTGAGCTCAGTTCAGATGAGGAGCACAATGCGCAAAACGGACG GGCATCATCGCTCTCGATGGTGAAGGAAAATATGGACTACAAGCAACATTCCCCTCTCACCGCCCTCGAATGGGACAGCTACCCTTTCTCTGATGGAGACTGGCCCCCTTGCACTAC CAGGGAGATGTCGGAGCCCATGTCACCCAAGAGTGACTCTGAGCTGATGGTAAAGCCAGCAGAAAGCATGCTCAGGGCTGAGTCCCACATGCAGTGGACCTGGGGAGAGTTTCCAGAATCCACCAGG GTCAACAAAAAGGACAAATTGGAGCCAAAGACGTTGACTATCACTCCCTCTGAGAACACACATTTCAGGGTTATCTTGAGCACAGAAGCCATGGAggaaagggaaggagagagaaccACAGATCCCATTTGCAGTATTGTAAAGCCAGAGCCTCGGACCATCAGAATTGATCAGTGCAGCTTCAAACCACAGCCCCCCGAAGCTTCATCACGCAATACAAACATTACCAAGCACAAGCCAGACCTTTCAGATTTAATGTCCAACAGTTTTACCTCTGAGCCGTGTCCCACTAACTCTGACCTCATCCCAAAAACCGCATGCAAGCCCAAGTGGAAGTCTTCCCCACCCAGCTGCAGGGACAGCAGTACTGCTGCCAGTGTAGCCGGTAACATGGCTGGAGACTCGGCAGCTGTTTGTCCTGATCCAAGAGCCCCATCCAAACCCACCGACTCCCCCGCCAAGAGGAGAG GTGTGAGGAAGAGGAGCCAACATCAGGGACCTGAAGATATTTACCTGGATGACCTGAATGCACTTGAACCCGATGTTGTTGCCCGTTACTTCCCTAAAAG tgagtcTGAGCAGGTTGAGGTGGAGAGGCGCTCTGGATCCCAGTCTCCCCAGTCTGTTGGcagcgcagcagcagacagCGGCACTGagtgtctgtctgactctgctGGCGATCTCCCTGATGTCACCCTGTCACTGTGTGGAGGTGTTGGTGAGAACTCAGAGATCCTTAAAG AAAAATTCATGGAGCACATCATCACCTATAATGAATTTGCAGAGAATCCAGCAATAATCGACAATCCTAATTTGGTAGTTAGAATTGCAAACAG GTATTACAACTGGACACTGGCAGCACCGTTGATACTTAGTATGCAGGCTTTTCAGAAGAACTTGCCAAAG GCTACAGAGGAGGCCTGGGTGAAggagaaaatgccaaaaaagtcTGGACGCTGGTGGTTCTGGAGAAAGAGCAGCGTGAAGCAG TTATCATCAGAGACCAAGTCAGAGAGACAGGAGTCTCGGACCACAGAGAGCCCTTCTCCTCACCAGGCCCCAGAAACACA GCAGAAAGCAGCAGAGTGGTCCAGCGACGATGAGACTAAAGAGCTGAACGCTGTGGCACCTGCTCGGCCacctactgagcatgtgcagacaGAAGGCCCGGCCCTGGTGCCTTGTCACTCTTACAAGAAGTCCCTCCGCCTGTCGTCTGACCAGATA GCCAGCCTGAAGCTAAGAGAGGGCCCCAATGATGTCACCTTCAGCATAACCACTCAGTACCAGGGGACATGTCGCTGCGAGGGAACCATCTACCTGTGGAACTGGGACGACAAGGTCATAATCTCTGACATCGATGGCACCATCACCAA GTCAGATGTGTTTGGTCAAATTCTGCCTCAGCTTGGAAAAGACTGGACTCATCAAGGCATCGCTAAGCTCTACCACTCAGTGCACGA GAATGGTTACAAGTTCCTGTACTGTTCGGCCCGAGCAATCGGCATGGCTGACATGACCCGAGGATATCTGCACTGGGTGAACGATAGAGGGACTCTCCTGCCTCAAGGGCCGCTCATGCTCTCCCCCAGCAGCCTCTTCTCCGCCTTCCACAG AGAGATCATAGAAAAAAAGCCTGAGAAGTTCAAGATCGAATGCCTCACAGACATCAAGAACCTGTTTTTCCCAAACACACATCCCTTCTATGCAGCCTTTGGAAACCGAGCAAGC GACGTGTTTGCCTACAAGCAAGTGGGTGTGCCCGTGTGTCGGATATTCACAGTGAATCCCAAAGGGGAGTTAATCCTCGAGCAAGCCAAAGGCAATAAAACATC ATACAGCCGGCTGAGTGAGCTGGTGGAGCATGTTTTTCCTTTACGAAGTTCACAACACAGCGCCACCTTCAGCTGTCCAGAGTTCAGCTCCTTCTGTTACTGGAGACAGCCGATCGCTGAGGTGTGTTTTGAGGAGCTGCTCTAA
- the LOC144537527 gene encoding phosphatidate phosphatase LPIN2-like isoform X2 — protein sequence MNYVGQLAGQVLVTVKELYKGINQATLSGCIDVIVVRQPDGTFQCSPFHVRFGKLGVLRSREKVIDIEINGEPVELHMKLGDNGEAFFVQETEQHNEIVPAHLVTSPIPTEEALFRSREPRCDGSAAENGQPLNPEDSTSGNPQPCSNTAGKKKRRRRRKHKAEPRREEQTTPAGGELELCELSSDEEHNAQNGRASSLSMVKENMDYKQHSPLTALEWDSYPFSDGDWPPCTTREMSEPMSPKSDSELMVKPAESMLRAESHMQWTWGEFPESTRVNKKDKLEPKTLTITPSENTHFRVILSTEAMEEREGERTTDPICSIVKPEPRTIRIDQCSFKPQPPEASSRNTNITKHKPDLSDLMSNSFTSEPCPTNSDLIPKTACKPKWKSSPPSCRDSSTAASVAGNMAGDSAAVCPDPRAPSKPTDSPAKRRGVRKRSQHQGPEDIYLDDLNALEPDVVARYFPKSESEQVEVERRSGSQSPQSVGSAAADSGTECLSDSAGDLPDVTLSLCGGVGENSEILKGFYVSFIPEKFMEHIITYNEFAENPAIIDNPNLVVRIANRYYNWTLAAPLILSMQAFQKNLPKATEEAWVKEKMPKKSGRWWFWRKSSVKQLSSETKSERQESRTTESPSPHQAPETHRQKAAEWSSDDETKELNAVAPARPPTEHVQTEGPALVPCHSYKKSLRLSSDQIASLKLREGPNDVTFSITTQYQGTCRCEGTIYLWNWDDKVIISDIDGTITKSDVFGQILPQLGKDWTHQGIAKLYHSVHENGYKFLYCSARAIGMADMTRGYLHWVNDRGTLLPQGPLMLSPSSLFSAFHREIIEKKPEKFKIECLTDIKNLFFPNTHPFYAAFGNRASDVFAYKQVGVPVCRIFTVNPKGELILEQAKGNKTSYSRLSELVEHVFPLRSSQHSATFSCPEFSSFCYWRQPIAEVCFEELL from the exons ATGAACTACGTGGGGCAGCTAGCAGGCCAGGTGCTGGTGACAGTAAAGGAGCTGTATAAGGGGATCAATCAGGCAACTCTGTCGGGCTGCATCGACGTGATCGTGGTCCGACAGCCTGACGGGACGTTCCAGTGCTCCCCTTTCCATGTCCGCTTTGGAAAACTGGGGGTGCTGCGCTCTAGGGAGAAAGTA ATTGATATAGAAATCAATGGGGAACCTGTAGAGCTGCACATGAAGCTGGGAGACAACGGTGAGGCCTTTTTTGTCCAGGAGACAGAGCAGCACAAT GAGATTGTCCCAGCCCACCTGGTGACCTCGCCCATCCCTACAGAAGAGGCTCTGTTCAGGAGCAGAGAGCCCAGGTGTGATGGATCAGCAGCGGAGAACGGTCAGCCTCTGAATCCAGAAGACTCTACCTCTGGAAACCCCCAACCCTGCTCCAACACCGCCggcaagaagaagagaagacgCAGGAGGAAGCACAAGGCCGAGCCACGCAGGGAGGAGCAAACCACACCTGCAGGCGGGGAGCTGGAGCTGTGTGAGCTCAGTTCAGATGAGGAGCACAATGCGCAAAACGGACG GGCATCATCGCTCTCGATGGTGAAGGAAAATATGGACTACAAGCAACATTCCCCTCTCACCGCCCTCGAATGGGACAGCTACCCTTTCTCTGATGGAGACTGGCCCCCTTGCACTAC CAGGGAGATGTCGGAGCCCATGTCACCCAAGAGTGACTCTGAGCTGATGGTAAAGCCAGCAGAAAGCATGCTCAGGGCTGAGTCCCACATGCAGTGGACCTGGGGAGAGTTTCCAGAATCCACCAGG GTCAACAAAAAGGACAAATTGGAGCCAAAGACGTTGACTATCACTCCCTCTGAGAACACACATTTCAGGGTTATCTTGAGCACAGAAGCCATGGAggaaagggaaggagagagaaccACAGATCCCATTTGCAGTATTGTAAAGCCAGAGCCTCGGACCATCAGAATTGATCAGTGCAGCTTCAAACCACAGCCCCCCGAAGCTTCATCACGCAATACAAACATTACCAAGCACAAGCCAGACCTTTCAGATTTAATGTCCAACAGTTTTACCTCTGAGCCGTGTCCCACTAACTCTGACCTCATCCCAAAAACCGCATGCAAGCCCAAGTGGAAGTCTTCCCCACCCAGCTGCAGGGACAGCAGTACTGCTGCCAGTGTAGCCGGTAACATGGCTGGAGACTCGGCAGCTGTTTGTCCTGATCCAAGAGCCCCATCCAAACCCACCGACTCCCCCGCCAAGAGGAGAG GTGTGAGGAAGAGGAGCCAACATCAGGGACCTGAAGATATTTACCTGGATGACCTGAATGCACTTGAACCCGATGTTGTTGCCCGTTACTTCCCTAAAAG tgagtcTGAGCAGGTTGAGGTGGAGAGGCGCTCTGGATCCCAGTCTCCCCAGTCTGTTGGcagcgcagcagcagacagCGGCACTGagtgtctgtctgactctgctGGCGATCTCCCTGATGTCACCCTGTCACTGTGTGGAGGTGTTGGTGAGAACTCAGAGATCCTTAAAG GCTTTTATGTTTCATTTATTCCAGAAAAATTCATGGAGCACATCATCACCTATAATGAATTTGCAGAGAATCCAGCAATAATCGACAATCCTAATTTGGTAGTTAGAATTGCAAACAG GTATTACAACTGGACACTGGCAGCACCGTTGATACTTAGTATGCAGGCTTTTCAGAAGAACTTGCCAAAG GCTACAGAGGAGGCCTGGGTGAAggagaaaatgccaaaaaagtcTGGACGCTGGTGGTTCTGGAGAAAGAGCAGCGTGAAGCAG TTATCATCAGAGACCAAGTCAGAGAGACAGGAGTCTCGGACCACAGAGAGCCCTTCTCCTCACCAGGCCCCAGAAACACA CAGGCAGAAAGCAGCAGAGTGGTCCAGCGACGATGAGACTAAAGAGCTGAACGCTGTGGCACCTGCTCGGCCacctactgagcatgtgcagacaGAAGGCCCGGCCCTGGTGCCTTGTCACTCTTACAAGAAGTCCCTCCGCCTGTCGTCTGACCAGATA GCCAGCCTGAAGCTAAGAGAGGGCCCCAATGATGTCACCTTCAGCATAACCACTCAGTACCAGGGGACATGTCGCTGCGAGGGAACCATCTACCTGTGGAACTGGGACGACAAGGTCATAATCTCTGACATCGATGGCACCATCACCAA GTCAGATGTGTTTGGTCAAATTCTGCCTCAGCTTGGAAAAGACTGGACTCATCAAGGCATCGCTAAGCTCTACCACTCAGTGCACGA GAATGGTTACAAGTTCCTGTACTGTTCGGCCCGAGCAATCGGCATGGCTGACATGACCCGAGGATATCTGCACTGGGTGAACGATAGAGGGACTCTCCTGCCTCAAGGGCCGCTCATGCTCTCCCCCAGCAGCCTCTTCTCCGCCTTCCACAG AGAGATCATAGAAAAAAAGCCTGAGAAGTTCAAGATCGAATGCCTCACAGACATCAAGAACCTGTTTTTCCCAAACACACATCCCTTCTATGCAGCCTTTGGAAACCGAGCAAGC GACGTGTTTGCCTACAAGCAAGTGGGTGTGCCCGTGTGTCGGATATTCACAGTGAATCCCAAAGGGGAGTTAATCCTCGAGCAAGCCAAAGGCAATAAAACATC ATACAGCCGGCTGAGTGAGCTGGTGGAGCATGTTTTTCCTTTACGAAGTTCACAACACAGCGCCACCTTCAGCTGTCCAGAGTTCAGCTCCTTCTGTTACTGGAGACAGCCGATCGCTGAGGTGTGTTTTGAGGAGCTGCTCTAA
- the LOC144537527 gene encoding phosphatidate phosphatase LPIN2-like isoform X7 produces the protein MNYVGQLAGQVLVTVKELYKGINQATLSGCIDVIVVRQPDGTFQCSPFHVRFGKLGVLRSREKVIDIEINGEPVELHMKLGDNGEAFFVQETEQHNEIVPAHLVTSPIPTEEALFRSREPRCDGSAAENGQPLNPEDSTSGNPQPCSNTAGKKKRRRRRKHKAEPRREEQTTPAGGELELCELSSDEEHNAQNGRASSLSMVKENMDYKQHSPLTALEWDSYPFSDGDWPPCTTREMSEPMSPKSDSELMVKPAESMLRAESHMQWTWGEFPESTRVNKKDKLEPKTLTITPSENTHFRVILSTEAMEEREGERTTDPICSIVKPEPRTIRIDQCSFKPQPPEASSRNTNITKHKPDLSDLMSNSFTSEPCPTNSDLIPKTACKPKWKSSPPSCRDSSTAASVAGNMAGDSAAVCPDPRAPSKPTDSPAKRRGVRKRSQHQGPEDIYLDDLNALEPDVVARYFPKSESEQVEVERRSGSQSPQSVGSAAADSGTECLSDSAGDLPDVTLSLCGGVGENSEILKGFYVSFIPEKFMEHIITYNEFAENPAIIDNPNLVVRIANRYYNWTLAAPLILSMQAFQKNLPKATEEAWVKEKMPKKSGRWWFWRKSSVKQLSSETKSERQESRTTESPSPHQAPETQQKAAEWSSDDETKELNAVAPARPPTEHVQTEGPALVPCHSYKKSLRLSSDQIASLKLREGPNDVTFSITTQYQGTCRCEGTIYLWNWDDKVIISDIDGTITKSDVFGQILPQLGKDWTHQGIAKLYHSVHENGYKFLYCSARAIGMADMTRGYLHWVNDRGTLLPQGPLMLSPSSLFSAFHREIIEKKPEKFKIECLTDIKNLFFPNTHPFYAAFGNRASDVFAYKQVGVPVCRIFTVNPKGELILEQAKGNKTSYSRLSELVEHVFPLRSSQHSATFSCPEFSSFCYWRQPIAEVCFEELL, from the exons ATGAACTACGTGGGGCAGCTAGCAGGCCAGGTGCTGGTGACAGTAAAGGAGCTGTATAAGGGGATCAATCAGGCAACTCTGTCGGGCTGCATCGACGTGATCGTGGTCCGACAGCCTGACGGGACGTTCCAGTGCTCCCCTTTCCATGTCCGCTTTGGAAAACTGGGGGTGCTGCGCTCTAGGGAGAAAGTA ATTGATATAGAAATCAATGGGGAACCTGTAGAGCTGCACATGAAGCTGGGAGACAACGGTGAGGCCTTTTTTGTCCAGGAGACAGAGCAGCACAAT GAGATTGTCCCAGCCCACCTGGTGACCTCGCCCATCCCTACAGAAGAGGCTCTGTTCAGGAGCAGAGAGCCCAGGTGTGATGGATCAGCAGCGGAGAACGGTCAGCCTCTGAATCCAGAAGACTCTACCTCTGGAAACCCCCAACCCTGCTCCAACACCGCCggcaagaagaagagaagacgCAGGAGGAAGCACAAGGCCGAGCCACGCAGGGAGGAGCAAACCACACCTGCAGGCGGGGAGCTGGAGCTGTGTGAGCTCAGTTCAGATGAGGAGCACAATGCGCAAAACGGACG GGCATCATCGCTCTCGATGGTGAAGGAAAATATGGACTACAAGCAACATTCCCCTCTCACCGCCCTCGAATGGGACAGCTACCCTTTCTCTGATGGAGACTGGCCCCCTTGCACTAC CAGGGAGATGTCGGAGCCCATGTCACCCAAGAGTGACTCTGAGCTGATGGTAAAGCCAGCAGAAAGCATGCTCAGGGCTGAGTCCCACATGCAGTGGACCTGGGGAGAGTTTCCAGAATCCACCAGG GTCAACAAAAAGGACAAATTGGAGCCAAAGACGTTGACTATCACTCCCTCTGAGAACACACATTTCAGGGTTATCTTGAGCACAGAAGCCATGGAggaaagggaaggagagagaaccACAGATCCCATTTGCAGTATTGTAAAGCCAGAGCCTCGGACCATCAGAATTGATCAGTGCAGCTTCAAACCACAGCCCCCCGAAGCTTCATCACGCAATACAAACATTACCAAGCACAAGCCAGACCTTTCAGATTTAATGTCCAACAGTTTTACCTCTGAGCCGTGTCCCACTAACTCTGACCTCATCCCAAAAACCGCATGCAAGCCCAAGTGGAAGTCTTCCCCACCCAGCTGCAGGGACAGCAGTACTGCTGCCAGTGTAGCCGGTAACATGGCTGGAGACTCGGCAGCTGTTTGTCCTGATCCAAGAGCCCCATCCAAACCCACCGACTCCCCCGCCAAGAGGAGAG GTGTGAGGAAGAGGAGCCAACATCAGGGACCTGAAGATATTTACCTGGATGACCTGAATGCACTTGAACCCGATGTTGTTGCCCGTTACTTCCCTAAAAG tgagtcTGAGCAGGTTGAGGTGGAGAGGCGCTCTGGATCCCAGTCTCCCCAGTCTGTTGGcagcgcagcagcagacagCGGCACTGagtgtctgtctgactctgctGGCGATCTCCCTGATGTCACCCTGTCACTGTGTGGAGGTGTTGGTGAGAACTCAGAGATCCTTAAAG GCTTTTATGTTTCATTTATTCCAGAAAAATTCATGGAGCACATCATCACCTATAATGAATTTGCAGAGAATCCAGCAATAATCGACAATCCTAATTTGGTAGTTAGAATTGCAAACAG GTATTACAACTGGACACTGGCAGCACCGTTGATACTTAGTATGCAGGCTTTTCAGAAGAACTTGCCAAAG GCTACAGAGGAGGCCTGGGTGAAggagaaaatgccaaaaaagtcTGGACGCTGGTGGTTCTGGAGAAAGAGCAGCGTGAAGCAG TTATCATCAGAGACCAAGTCAGAGAGACAGGAGTCTCGGACCACAGAGAGCCCTTCTCCTCACCAGGCCCCAGAAACACA GCAGAAAGCAGCAGAGTGGTCCAGCGACGATGAGACTAAAGAGCTGAACGCTGTGGCACCTGCTCGGCCacctactgagcatgtgcagacaGAAGGCCCGGCCCTGGTGCCTTGTCACTCTTACAAGAAGTCCCTCCGCCTGTCGTCTGACCAGATA GCCAGCCTGAAGCTAAGAGAGGGCCCCAATGATGTCACCTTCAGCATAACCACTCAGTACCAGGGGACATGTCGCTGCGAGGGAACCATCTACCTGTGGAACTGGGACGACAAGGTCATAATCTCTGACATCGATGGCACCATCACCAA GTCAGATGTGTTTGGTCAAATTCTGCCTCAGCTTGGAAAAGACTGGACTCATCAAGGCATCGCTAAGCTCTACCACTCAGTGCACGA GAATGGTTACAAGTTCCTGTACTGTTCGGCCCGAGCAATCGGCATGGCTGACATGACCCGAGGATATCTGCACTGGGTGAACGATAGAGGGACTCTCCTGCCTCAAGGGCCGCTCATGCTCTCCCCCAGCAGCCTCTTCTCCGCCTTCCACAG AGAGATCATAGAAAAAAAGCCTGAGAAGTTCAAGATCGAATGCCTCACAGACATCAAGAACCTGTTTTTCCCAAACACACATCCCTTCTATGCAGCCTTTGGAAACCGAGCAAGC GACGTGTTTGCCTACAAGCAAGTGGGTGTGCCCGTGTGTCGGATATTCACAGTGAATCCCAAAGGGGAGTTAATCCTCGAGCAAGCCAAAGGCAATAAAACATC ATACAGCCGGCTGAGTGAGCTGGTGGAGCATGTTTTTCCTTTACGAAGTTCACAACACAGCGCCACCTTCAGCTGTCCAGAGTTCAGCTCCTTCTGTTACTGGAGACAGCCGATCGCTGAGGTGTGTTTTGAGGAGCTGCTCTAA